One Bifidobacterium crudilactis genomic region harbors:
- a CDS encoding GNAT family N-acetyltransferase, translating into MQDSMDASLEQTSSASAQAQVTYRELAWSDLDEICGLFEDMWFRIEPHIGTPIAALSARRSVLRYMCESTDGEVAVLDGHIAGVVLLKVEGRPVLFKEAVTKLNFVDAQMSANSEGCRALSDLMHWHGIEVCMDKDADVQERSQAELQLFLVSSQSRGHGVGGTLFRRMKQRLRDYGVEHFFLHTDTSCNYSFYDHQQLERIAELPASDDCVVAGDDENPFWPADDTRYIYLGAA; encoded by the coding sequence ATGCAGGATTCAATGGACGCTTCACTTGAGCAGACCAGCTCGGCATCGGCGCAGGCCCAGGTGACATACCGTGAGCTTGCCTGGTCGGATCTGGATGAGATTTGCGGACTTTTCGAGGACATGTGGTTCCGCATCGAGCCGCATATAGGTACGCCCATCGCTGCATTGAGCGCGCGCAGGAGCGTGCTTCGCTATATGTGCGAAAGTACCGACGGCGAGGTCGCGGTGCTGGACGGGCATATCGCGGGTGTGGTGTTGCTTAAGGTCGAAGGCCGTCCGGTGCTGTTTAAGGAGGCGGTTACGAAGCTCAACTTCGTGGATGCGCAGATGTCGGCCAATTCCGAAGGCTGCCGCGCGCTTTCCGATCTGATGCACTGGCATGGTATCGAGGTATGCATGGACAAGGATGCCGATGTGCAGGAGCGCAGCCAGGCCGAGTTGCAGCTGTTCCTGGTGTCATCGCAATCCCGTGGGCATGGTGTTGGAGGCACCCTGTTCCGCCGCATGAAACAGCGCCTTCGCGATTACGGCGTCGAGCATTTCTTCCTGCATACCGACACCAGCTGCAACTACAGCTTCTACGATCATCAGCAGCTCGAGCGTATCGCCGAGCTTCCCGCTTCCGACGACTGCGTGGTCGCAGGCGATGACGAAAACCCCTTCTGGCCTGCTGACGACACCCGTTACATCTACCTCGGAGCAGCCTGA
- a CDS encoding ATP-dependent helicase — protein sequence MRGTKEQREVIEAPVNGDVLVVAGAGSGKTMTMTQRIINLIRQGVAPERILGLTFTRKAASELLSRVSAAVLARDEAIEGSVPQASAQPVDADSGFLKPEVYTYDAFFQSIVRRYGLLVGMDQQTQPLSDAGAYQLASTVVHEHSEAIFEAFRQERVEQAESSSDDVAGVPSLAFGTIVDQVLALAHACTSAMISEDCPSFDDAADRVSAWDTAFLEALERGLAGETVPEKAMTDAKLKAPKRAKKDSDADYAEKLRQMSYRHHLQNLFNANELLGVTRQRELLLGLARQYQRAKREANMAEFSDFTLAAFQLLTRFPSIGAQYRKRFSHVFLDEYQDTSTTQAMLLAALFHTDAAAAPAPTSVTAVGDPFQSIYAWRGASPGAFRTFQRQFGVQGSPNALSITFRNPRIVLEAANALTRNLREHDGPASSATMREVDVLELRPRDDADEGTLGLLGYRTVAQEIDGVIRFARHAISRFGKKPGKGSDVDLAAPHVAVLFRSKSAMPQYREAMQAAGLSCEVVGYSALLEKPEIMDVLALLHVISNHTDSASLMRLLASTRYRIAPRDLDALARWCEDLNNEHRYRALVEAGVVPGGLHGSEMAQAVRQHRDLVPDGVFLIDVLMDEQYFAPASNGKVRQRFSAEGWRMLCKASKVLRQAQAQSLLGVKQAVRGAVQALDLDIDLVLSRMIRRPNDPLHASEATATLGALDGLVDAFVADLPSDRVASLYGFMSWVDSIRKSPDEPSSAQQSHADVVLMTIHQAKGLEWDAVALVGLKSGSFPSKQGDQLKITRIEQSQGVGLTAPRYEQTANSWLSDPTAVPVPVRADALILPRFPHDVSLEVDPVQSLKTLKLEDIVDEAFGALREYKSAQEIEEGLQASAPTFLTQLQEYGARQHDDERRLAYVALTRAKHDILLTFAQTPGDPLAALDDQQVDMADVASNFWLELHDLFQHHDGCVPSGGGRPVAEGEALPPVGLFVGADAQEYESAVVLSAQREAPSISVTERPSAIWPVELSPAVSRVLQDSLRLIHDEPDLPNAEDADESSLFVQAERVVQAVAGRFGGPSIDPRNVEGLREIGSRILRHGTQNVTAIQARSGALTSAREQEYWQGIVRPIPRVSSPSAQAGTVFHEWASRFMMPSADDAVALGDEGLGDGYIQGGHLALVDTAQVRENMMHELDDDDAQAQAQAQALAQGQASTTDTGGQLLLWKRRLAASPWARRTPLWVERPIVAYLEGSVVNGKLDAVFKGGLDESDPTKAFTIVDWKTGHRPRNAAERDRKLMQLEIYRLLLSVIEDVELDSIDACLYYLSEETADSAEIPVHGNTRKEIMDSVRLGVPETSDND from the coding sequence ATGAGAGGCACCAAGGAACAGCGAGAGGTCATCGAAGCGCCGGTCAACGGCGATGTGCTTGTGGTCGCAGGCGCAGGCTCCGGCAAAACGATGACGATGACGCAGCGCATCATCAATCTCATCCGTCAGGGGGTCGCGCCGGAGAGAATTCTGGGGCTGACGTTCACCAGGAAGGCCGCTTCTGAACTGCTGTCGCGTGTTTCCGCCGCGGTGCTTGCCCGGGACGAGGCGATTGAGGGTTCCGTACCCCAGGCATCCGCCCAGCCGGTCGATGCCGACAGTGGTTTCCTGAAACCGGAGGTCTACACCTACGACGCCTTCTTCCAATCGATTGTGCGCAGGTACGGGCTGTTGGTCGGTATGGACCAGCAGACGCAGCCTTTGAGTGATGCCGGTGCCTATCAACTCGCCTCCACGGTGGTGCACGAGCATAGCGAGGCCATTTTCGAGGCATTCAGACAAGAGCGGGTCGAGCAGGCGGAGTCGTCATCAGATGATGTGGCGGGTGTGCCCTCGCTGGCTTTCGGCACGATTGTGGACCAGGTGCTGGCGCTCGCCCATGCGTGCACCAGCGCGATGATCAGCGAGGATTGTCCGAGCTTCGACGATGCCGCCGATCGTGTGAGCGCCTGGGACACCGCTTTCCTGGAAGCACTTGAACGGGGCCTCGCAGGCGAGACGGTCCCCGAAAAAGCGATGACGGATGCCAAACTCAAAGCACCCAAGAGGGCTAAGAAGGATTCGGACGCGGATTATGCCGAAAAGCTGCGTCAGATGAGTTACCGGCATCATCTGCAGAACTTGTTCAACGCCAACGAACTCCTCGGCGTCACCCGTCAACGCGAGTTGCTGCTCGGTCTTGCAAGGCAATACCAGCGAGCCAAGCGCGAGGCGAACATGGCGGAATTCAGCGATTTCACCCTGGCCGCATTTCAGCTCCTGACCAGATTTCCCTCGATAGGGGCCCAATACCGCAAACGCTTCTCGCATGTGTTTCTGGACGAGTATCAGGACACCTCCACCACGCAGGCGATGCTGCTGGCGGCCCTGTTCCATACTGATGCCGCAGCCGCCCCCGCGCCCACGTCGGTGACCGCCGTCGGCGACCCCTTCCAATCCATCTATGCCTGGAGAGGTGCCAGCCCCGGAGCCTTCCGCACCTTTCAACGGCAATTCGGCGTTCAGGGCAGCCCGAACGCTCTGTCCATCACCTTCCGCAATCCGCGAATCGTGCTTGAGGCGGCAAACGCCCTGACCCGAAATCTTCGTGAACATGACGGTCCGGCATCCAGCGCGACGATGCGTGAGGTGGATGTACTCGAACTTCGGCCTCGTGATGATGCGGACGAAGGCACGCTGGGTCTGCTGGGGTATCGAACCGTCGCTCAGGAGATCGACGGGGTGATTCGTTTCGCCAGGCATGCCATATCGCGATTCGGCAAGAAGCCGGGCAAGGGGAGCGACGTCGACCTTGCCGCACCGCATGTGGCAGTGCTGTTCCGCTCCAAATCCGCCATGCCCCAATATCGTGAGGCGATGCAGGCGGCGGGACTGAGCTGCGAAGTGGTGGGTTACTCGGCGTTGCTGGAGAAACCCGAAATCATGGATGTGCTGGCGCTGCTCCACGTCATCAGCAACCATACGGACTCCGCATCGCTGATGCGTCTGCTCGCCTCGACAAGGTACCGGATTGCTCCGCGTGATCTCGATGCCTTGGCGCGCTGGTGCGAGGATCTCAACAACGAGCACCGGTACAGGGCGCTTGTGGAGGCTGGCGTAGTGCCTGGCGGTCTGCATGGCTCCGAAATGGCTCAGGCGGTGAGGCAGCATCGAGATTTGGTGCCGGATGGCGTGTTTCTCATCGATGTGCTGATGGATGAGCAGTATTTCGCACCTGCATCCAACGGCAAGGTGCGGCAGCGTTTCAGCGCCGAGGGATGGCGCATGCTGTGCAAGGCATCCAAAGTGTTGCGCCAGGCGCAGGCGCAAAGTCTGCTGGGGGTGAAGCAGGCGGTTCGTGGCGCAGTGCAGGCCTTGGATCTCGACATCGATCTGGTGCTGTCTCGTATGATTCGACGGCCGAACGACCCTCTTCACGCAAGCGAGGCGACCGCTACGCTCGGCGCGCTTGACGGCCTGGTGGACGCCTTCGTGGCCGATCTGCCCTCGGACAGGGTCGCCAGCTTGTACGGCTTCATGTCATGGGTGGATTCCATCAGGAAAAGCCCGGACGAACCTTCATCGGCACAGCAGAGTCATGCCGATGTGGTGCTGATGACCATACATCAGGCCAAAGGTCTCGAATGGGACGCGGTGGCTTTGGTGGGGCTGAAATCGGGGAGCTTCCCCAGCAAACAAGGTGACCAGCTGAAGATCACGCGTATCGAGCAAAGTCAGGGCGTTGGGCTGACAGCACCCAGATACGAGCAGACGGCGAACAGCTGGCTCAGTGATCCCACGGCGGTGCCGGTCCCTGTTCGTGCCGACGCACTGATTCTGCCGCGCTTCCCCCATGACGTCTCACTCGAAGTCGATCCGGTGCAGAGTCTCAAGACCCTGAAACTCGAAGACATCGTGGACGAGGCTTTCGGGGCGTTGCGCGAATACAAATCGGCGCAGGAAATCGAAGAGGGACTGCAGGCTTCGGCTCCGACATTCCTCACGCAGCTGCAGGAATACGGAGCCAGGCAGCACGACGATGAACGGCGTCTGGCGTATGTTGCGCTGACCCGTGCGAAGCACGACATTCTGCTGACCTTCGCCCAGACACCTGGTGATCCGCTGGCGGCTTTGGACGACCAGCAGGTCGATATGGCCGATGTGGCATCCAATTTCTGGCTGGAGCTGCATGATCTGTTCCAGCATCACGACGGTTGCGTGCCTTCGGGCGGTGGTCGTCCAGTGGCTGAAGGCGAGGCCCTGCCACCGGTCGGACTGTTCGTCGGAGCTGATGCACAGGAGTACGAATCGGCTGTCGTGCTGTCCGCCCAGCGTGAGGCGCCGTCGATCAGCGTCACCGAACGCCCGTCGGCCATATGGCCGGTGGAGTTGAGCCCCGCGGTATCACGGGTGCTTCAGGATTCGCTTCGGCTGATTCATGACGAGCCTGATCTGCCGAATGCCGAGGATGCGGATGAGTCTTCGCTTTTCGTGCAGGCGGAGCGAGTCGTGCAGGCTGTGGCAGGACGTTTCGGCGGCCCTTCGATAGATCCTCGAAACGTCGAGGGACTTCGCGAAATCGGCAGCAGGATTCTCCGGCATGGCACACAGAACGTGACAGCCATCCAGGCGCGTTCGGGTGCGCTCACATCAGCACGCGAACAGGAATACTGGCAGGGCATAGTCAGACCGATTCCACGGGTGTCCTCCCCGTCCGCACAGGCGGGAACGGTGTTCCACGAGTGGGCGAGCAGATTCATGATGCCTTCTGCGGACGATGCCGTGGCCCTAGGGGACGAGGGGCTTGGGGATGGGTATATCCAAGGTGGGCATCTCGCCTTGGTGGATACCGCGCAGGTACGCGAGAACATGATGCATGAACTCGATGATGATGATGCTCAGGCTCAGGCTCAGGCTCAGGCTCTGGCTCAGGGGCAGGCATCGACGACCGACACTGGAGGGCAGCTCCTGCTGTGGAAGCGGCGTTTGGCGGCATCGCCTTGGGCTCGAAGAACGCCGTTGTGGGTGGAGCGACCGATTGTCGCGTATTTGGAGGGTTCCGTGGTCAACGGCAAACTGGATGCCGTGTTCAAAGGAGGCCTCGATGAGAGTGATCCCACCAAGGCTTTCACGATTGTCGATTGGAAGACCGGGCATCGTCCGAGGAATGCTGCGGAGCGAGACAGGAAGCTGATGCAGCTCGAAATATACCGTCTTCTGCTCTCCGTGATCGAAGACGTGGAATTGGACAGCATTGATGCTTGCCTCTACTATCTGAGTGAGGAAACAGCGGACAGCGCTGAAATACCGGTACACGGGAACACTCGCAAAGAGATTATGGACAGCGTCAGACTTGGTGTCCCCGAGACATCCGACAACGATTGA
- the dapB gene encoding 4-hydroxy-tetrahydrodipicolinate reductase, whose protein sequence is MIRVSVVGAHGRMGGNVVKTVQGTEGMEFAKGVDAGDDLAAITPENTDVAVDFTVPSVTLDNVLALISQGVNTVVGTTGWTDDKLDKVRRALDEHPEVSVFIAPNFAISAVLADHFAGIAAKYFESAEVIELHHPDKVDAPSGTAIHTAEGIAAARRRAGLGEVPDNTQSDGGSRGQVIDGVHVHAVRLRGLNAHEEVLFGNAGEQLVIRADSFDRSSFMPGVMLAVREVASGKHAGLTIGLDSFLDL, encoded by the coding sequence ATGATACGTGTGTCGGTGGTCGGTGCGCATGGACGTATGGGCGGCAATGTGGTGAAGACGGTGCAGGGCACCGAGGGCATGGAATTCGCGAAAGGCGTGGATGCCGGTGACGACCTGGCGGCTATCACTCCGGAGAACACCGATGTCGCGGTCGATTTCACCGTTCCCTCGGTGACCTTAGATAATGTGCTGGCGTTGATAAGCCAAGGCGTCAATACCGTGGTCGGGACCACTGGTTGGACGGACGACAAACTCGACAAGGTACGCAGGGCGCTCGACGAACACCCTGAGGTCAGCGTGTTCATCGCACCGAACTTCGCCATATCGGCGGTGCTTGCCGATCATTTCGCCGGTATCGCCGCGAAGTATTTTGAATCCGCCGAGGTCATCGAACTGCACCACCCCGACAAGGTCGACGCTCCTTCAGGAACCGCCATTCACACAGCCGAAGGCATCGCCGCGGCCCGTCGCAGAGCTGGGCTCGGCGAAGTCCCTGACAACACGCAAAGCGACGGGGGTTCACGCGGTCAGGTCATTGATGGGGTGCATGTTCACGCGGTGCGGCTGCGCGGATTGAACGCCCATGAGGAGGTGCTGTTCGGCAATGCCGGTGAGCAGCTGGTCATCCGTGCCGACAGTTTCGACAGATCCTCCTTCATGCCTGGCGTGATGCTGGCCGTGCGGGAGGTGGCCTCCGGCAAGCATGCCGGTCTGACGATAGGTCTGGACTCCTTCCTGGATCTATGA
- a CDS encoding PD-(D/E)XK nuclease family protein: MTDYGDDGSEQARYAVRDLLNGELLNDEHEATSTLVVTGPPCSGKTAFALAALLDGIEAFGVEDAVMVVLGRQAAADMSRKVIEARGVVDESRPVGTLSALAFRLLSEDHRARHLPAPKLLNGAEQEALLRKVLAEHVGHVLRGDSCETCGLLRRYYGGLPSWISMLTGRDMNPVIRRQGEGHDRLRDDESRDDQPRQDVGGVFRRGLVHEDLATLAEAIRADFVAQLRDTIARVNELGLEFGDEDDVVEALASTALPDQERASLELQWRLSFRLWREYAEHIEVAYSGEARLDSSRLLVEAADAVRRAAQGSDGRSTAERLRIPRLLVMDDWQDVTLAGMSLLQALSAMQCRLLLVGNSDEAVQIFRGSYPEYLDRRVTTGIRAAGVPLPGGHFVNHDRLTGLTGESPLLTNAAMLGRLDAKRVVLPSRPLVPVSAEMPPEALRNAGSYLDVVAARVSLGIPSEEEESVGIPRRPGKLPQWEGSLPIRPLNPNNPLLGDGSVEQHLFHGPEEELAHVVWQIKHECLSNGRDWNDMAVIAHDNATIESYGRRLREEGVPVRFSSVTKPLKEEPTVQGLFALIELAEGRHDPSKLDNEFGTRSTFGAVSATTTGSFNTLPVPDADTQAQRIRALVRSVLSSPLITTNFSDASGERPVRLERLDMLMDSCVALAKLEGSEYETPRSLQDVQPSDPSNALALRHAWDAWCQAIDERRQRRFAGSGIIVDDSLTADGHTGSDAPGAMSRSSLYVLLVLSNSEVQSRLLSMMAAIASNSGHDPDVAALGRLCEILNTIDGGLATLDVPEPQYVLWQAWDACGVASQWQRESLAATHRGELANDRLDAVMRLFQFASGSQSFDDVDAFIAQVRGMQIEADSLAHIGPVEQAVTLTTPAGAAAEARRWPLVWLPALQEGVWPNVTQRDTLFSTEDLADLVMRFHDASKDFAFSSTGRRLRSTLHAEKKNLLMAVTRASQRVVWSAVWNDDMVPSDFMFGYLPELCPRVKDPMEARFTAVGALDGKDSAFGGLELSPRGLITLARGVLIRESSRRIATQADEASDGSASVNGRLDNIAHDHIAHDATVQDAVRTLHLLEGLGYESADPGAWAFIDGDADGTVDGKAEAAVAVPSTTVTLSPSAVDSIWECPLEWVVGRQLSGPQPGSIYMSFGSLVHHVAQLASEQGLDDAQTIQERVRREGQQAVIVSTADAMMELYRQCSGELSSPPDYQQSYDLRRREANARTIMGNIASYFVRSVHKEYAQTGKYPIDVGSLESVECELPFTAKLTVADILPIWNASYGDECPLGLSECFAVMSALVGGFPTAMDEGVSVKLSGRIDRLEHRILGGRPVTRLVDYKTGSKAHPRKEVFSDLQLACYQLGQYFGAVENQPPTISQAVLFDVAVAQAPATSTYEEASYQPALLLDGRLNTVFEPRSASAKIERLYVPEGLPTGLSEKTPHGVSDETWNFVKQRSGQQGIWAMTMISRVFYAAGVKLSLGSELSQFDADRCHNGGADGCPAWKALHGSVMEDEG, encoded by the coding sequence ATGACTGATTACGGGGACGATGGCAGCGAGCAGGCTCGGTATGCGGTGCGTGATCTGCTGAACGGTGAACTGCTTAACGATGAGCATGAAGCCACGTCCACCTTGGTGGTTACCGGCCCGCCGTGCAGTGGGAAAACCGCTTTCGCGCTCGCGGCACTACTCGATGGCATCGAGGCATTCGGTGTCGAAGACGCCGTGATGGTCGTGTTGGGACGTCAGGCCGCCGCAGACATGAGTCGCAAGGTAATCGAGGCTCGAGGGGTGGTCGACGAGTCGCGTCCCGTGGGTACCTTGTCGGCCCTGGCGTTCCGCCTGTTGTCCGAGGACCATCGAGCCAGGCATCTGCCTGCGCCCAAGCTGCTCAACGGCGCCGAGCAGGAGGCCTTGCTGAGAAAGGTGTTGGCTGAGCATGTCGGTCATGTGCTCAGGGGTGATTCATGTGAAACTTGCGGTTTGCTGCGCAGATATTACGGGGGACTGCCCTCATGGATCAGCATGCTCACCGGAAGGGATATGAATCCGGTGATTCGACGTCAGGGTGAAGGTCACGACAGGCTACGGGATGACGAGTCACGCGACGACCAGCCTCGGCAAGATGTCGGCGGTGTGTTCCGCAGGGGTCTGGTGCATGAGGACCTTGCCACGTTGGCGGAAGCCATCAGAGCCGACTTTGTGGCGCAGCTCAGGGACACGATTGCCCGCGTCAACGAACTCGGGCTTGAATTCGGCGACGAGGATGACGTGGTGGAGGCCCTGGCATCCACCGCCCTGCCCGACCAGGAGCGTGCATCGCTCGAATTGCAGTGGCGTCTGTCATTCCGGCTTTGGCGTGAGTATGCCGAGCATATCGAGGTGGCCTATAGCGGCGAAGCGCGTTTGGATTCGTCGCGTTTGCTTGTGGAAGCCGCGGATGCGGTGCGGCGGGCTGCGCAGGGAAGCGATGGGCGGTCAACCGCCGAGCGCCTGCGCATACCCCGATTGTTGGTGATGGATGACTGGCAGGATGTCACGTTGGCGGGAATGTCGCTATTGCAGGCCTTGTCCGCCATGCAATGCCGTCTGCTGCTGGTCGGCAACAGCGATGAGGCGGTGCAGATTTTCAGGGGTTCCTATCCCGAATATCTCGATAGGCGGGTCACCACAGGCATTCGAGCAGCAGGCGTACCCCTTCCGGGTGGGCATTTCGTCAATCATGATCGGCTGACGGGGCTGACGGGAGAAAGCCCTCTTCTGACGAATGCGGCCATGCTCGGACGTCTTGACGCCAAAAGAGTCGTGCTGCCCTCCAGACCTTTGGTGCCGGTATCGGCGGAGATGCCGCCCGAGGCTCTGCGCAACGCCGGCAGCTATCTGGACGTGGTCGCCGCGAGAGTGTCGCTGGGAATACCGAGCGAGGAGGAAGAATCAGTCGGCATACCGAGGAGGCCGGGCAAACTGCCGCAGTGGGAAGGCAGTCTGCCGATTCGTCCTCTGAACCCGAACAACCCCCTGCTCGGCGACGGCAGCGTCGAACAGCATCTCTTCCATGGTCCTGAGGAAGAACTCGCGCATGTGGTCTGGCAAATCAAACACGAATGCCTGTCCAACGGCCGAGACTGGAACGATATGGCGGTTATCGCCCACGACAATGCGACCATCGAATCCTACGGGCGACGGCTGCGCGAAGAGGGCGTGCCCGTCCGGTTCTCCTCGGTCACCAAACCGCTCAAGGAAGAGCCCACCGTCCAAGGACTGTTTGCGCTCATCGAACTGGCCGAAGGTCGTCACGACCCCTCCAAGCTTGATAATGAATTCGGCACGAGGTCCACGTTCGGGGCCGTGTCCGCAACTACCACGGGCTCCTTCAACACCTTGCCCGTCCCCGACGCTGACACCCAGGCGCAGCGGATTCGAGCATTGGTAAGGTCCGTGCTCTCCAGTCCTCTGATCACGACGAATTTCTCCGATGCCTCCGGTGAACGGCCGGTGCGTCTGGAACGTTTGGATATGCTGATGGATTCCTGTGTGGCGCTGGCCAAACTGGAAGGCTCAGAGTACGAGACTCCGCGTTCCTTGCAGGACGTTCAGCCCTCCGACCCGTCGAATGCGCTGGCACTGCGTCACGCCTGGGACGCGTGGTGTCAGGCAATCGACGAACGCAGACAACGGCGTTTCGCCGGCAGCGGCATCATCGTGGACGATTCACTGACGGCAGACGGTCATACCGGAAGCGATGCGCCTGGTGCCATGAGCAGATCATCCCTGTACGTTCTGCTGGTGCTTTCGAATAGTGAGGTGCAGAGCCGTCTGCTGAGCATGATGGCTGCCATAGCGTCGAATTCCGGACATGACCCGGATGTCGCAGCTCTGGGCCGCTTATGTGAAATTCTGAACACCATCGACGGAGGGCTCGCCACCCTGGATGTGCCGGAACCGCAATACGTGCTGTGGCAGGCTTGGGATGCCTGCGGTGTCGCCTCGCAGTGGCAACGTGAATCGCTGGCCGCCACCCATAGGGGGGAACTGGCCAACGATCGACTCGATGCGGTGATGCGACTGTTCCAATTCGCTTCCGGTAGCCAAAGCTTCGATGACGTCGATGCATTCATCGCGCAGGTCCGAGGGATGCAGATAGAAGCGGACTCGCTGGCCCATATCGGTCCGGTGGAACAGGCGGTCACGCTGACCACTCCTGCCGGTGCGGCGGCCGAAGCGAGACGGTGGCCTCTGGTGTGGCTGCCCGCATTGCAGGAAGGTGTATGGCCGAACGTCACGCAACGAGACACCCTGTTCAGCACGGAGGACCTGGCCGACCTGGTGATGCGATTCCATGATGCGTCGAAGGATTTTGCGTTCTCATCGACAGGCCGACGGCTTCGCAGCACCTTGCATGCGGAAAAGAAGAATCTCCTGATGGCGGTGACCAGAGCGTCACAACGGGTGGTATGGAGCGCCGTGTGGAATGACGATATGGTTCCATCCGACTTCATGTTCGGCTATCTGCCCGAACTGTGCCCGCGTGTCAAGGACCCCATGGAGGCACGCTTCACGGCGGTGGGCGCACTTGACGGGAAGGATTCGGCGTTCGGAGGGTTGGAACTCAGCCCTCGCGGACTGATTACTCTGGCCCGTGGCGTGCTGATTCGGGAATCAAGCCGGCGTATTGCGACACAAGCCGATGAAGCTTCCGACGGCTCTGCAAGCGTGAACGGGCGGCTTGACAACATTGCTCATGACCACATTGCTCATGACGCCACTGTGCAGGACGCCGTAAGGACCCTGCACTTGTTGGAGGGCTTGGGATATGAGTCGGCCGACCCCGGGGCGTGGGCGTTTATCGATGGTGATGCCGATGGCACGGTCGACGGCAAGGCCGAAGCGGCCGTGGCCGTTCCCTCGACCACGGTGACGCTGTCGCCGTCGGCGGTGGACAGCATCTGGGAATGCCCGCTCGAATGGGTTGTCGGCAGACAGCTCAGTGGCCCGCAGCCGGGGTCTATCTACATGAGTTTCGGTTCTCTGGTGCATCATGTGGCTCAGTTGGCCAGCGAACAAGGCCTGGACGATGCCCAGACAATTCAGGAGAGGGTCCGGCGCGAAGGCCAGCAAGCGGTGATTGTCTCCACCGCCGATGCCATGATGGAGCTGTACAGGCAGTGCTCAGGAGAGTTGAGCAGTCCGCCCGACTACCAGCAGAGCTACGATTTGCGGCGCCGCGAAGCCAACGCCCGAACAATCATGGGCAACATCGCCTCATACTTCGTGCGCAGCGTGCACAAGGAGTACGCCCAAACAGGTAAATACCCTATCGATGTCGGGAGCCTGGAGAGTGTGGAATGCGAGCTGCCCTTCACTGCGAAGCTGACCGTCGCGGACATACTGCCGATATGGAATGCGAGCTATGGCGACGAATGTCCGCTCGGACTGTCCGAATGCTTCGCGGTGATGTCGGCTCTCGTAGGCGGTTTTCCCACTGCAATGGACGAAGGGGTGAGCGTGAAGCTGTCCGGACGAATCGACCGTCTTGAGCATCGCATCCTCGGTGGCCGTCCGGTCACGCGTCTGGTGGATTACAAAACCGGAAGCAAGGCGCATCCGCGCAAGGAGGTCTTCTCCGACCTCCAGCTGGCGTGCTACCAGTTGGGGCAGTATTTCGGTGCAGTCGAGAATCAGCCACCCACCATCTCCCAAGCGGTGCTGTTCGATGTGGCCGTCGCTCAAGCACCTGCCACATCAACATATGAGGAAGCGAGCTACCAGCCTGCCCTGCTGCTCGATGGGAGGCTCAACACCGTGTTCGAGCCGAGGTCGGCGTCTGCGAAGATTGAGAGACTGTATGTGCCCGAAGGGTTGCCGACGGGATTATCCGAGAAGACTCCGCACGGGGTCAGTGACGAGACATGGAATTTCGTGAAGCAGCGGTCCGGGCAACAGGGTATCTGGGCCATGACGATGATTTCCCGAGTGTTCTATGCGGCGGGTGTCAAGCTTTCTCTGGGCAGTGAACTGTCGCAGTTCGATGCCGACCGATGCCACAACGGCGGAGCCGATGGATGCCCTGCGTGGAAGGCTTTACACGGCAGCGTGATGGAGGATGAGGGATGA